DNA sequence from the Acidicapsa acidisoli genome:
GCAACATGGGCGACTCAGAGTAATAATCCTGATATTTCGATATTCGATACTTATCTGTTAGATTGCTCTCGGCTATTTTGTAGTGAAGGTTTTTATCGGACTGGTAACTTCGTCGCTCTTGCCACTGGAATCCATTGATTCCACGGTGTAGAAGAAGGTCGTCTTCGGCGGGAGGTCGTACAGGTTCACACGGAACACGGTCGATGAATGGTAAGGGTTTAACCTGATCGGATTCTTGGCGGTTTGGCTCAAACTTTTTGGATCCCTACCATAGTGCACAACCCCGTAGTGCACGGGCACGCCACCGGGATTGTTTACCGTCCATCGGATAACCGTCAAATAGCCACCCACCAACGGGACTTCTGGCCCCTCGCTGATCTGTACCCGCTCGGCTCTTGGAGTGGTTGGACTTTCTTGAGCAAGCAGACTGCCGCTCAAGATCGTGATCGACAATGCCAGAAGAGCTTTATTCATGTTCACACCTCAACTAACTCAAGGTGATTATGAACGAAGAAACTGTGGTCTACCGTCGTCGAACATCTTTAGTTCTGGCTCGTCCGCTCGCATATCGGGTTTTGCGAGACGGACAAGCCAGAGAAGCTGATGCCACGACTCCGTATAGCCTATTGCATTACGGAATCGGCTGACTCGGGAGCGGCGCCACTCCGCAGATCTCCGATGCGCAGGGCGGAAGCGGTGGAGTAGGGATGAGGTACTGATTACCTTGGGTCGATGCCGAACCACCGGTCATGCATTGCCCAGTAAAGGTATCGCTGTTGGGATAAGGCGCGGTGAAACCGTCGGTGAGTGTTTCCAGGAAGGCAACGATTTGGTTCTCCTCCTCATCGGTCAAGCCGAGCATCCCCGTCGTTGTGTCGAGATTTTGCGGCACCTCTTTCATCGGCCAGCAGGTCACCCTCTCGATTGTTCCTGCCGGGCAGTGTCCGGAAGTGACCGGGTAGGCAAAGCTCGTGTCGCGCGTGTT
Encoded proteins:
- a CDS encoding fibronectin type III domain-containing protein is translated as MNKALLALSITILSGSLLAQESPTTPRAERVQISEGPEVPLVGGYLTVIRWTVNNPGGVPVHYGVVHYGRDPKSLSQTAKNPIRLNPYHSSTVFRVNLYDLPPKTTFFYTVESMDSSGKSDEVTSPIKTFTTK